One window of Silvimonas iriomotensis genomic DNA carries:
- the tilS gene encoding tRNA lysidine(34) synthetase TilS, with the protein MASSRKLILADRLSGELIVARLAPFCAETSPPARVCVGLSGGLDSVVLLHLLAAARSAFPFQLAAIHVHHGLSAHADDWAAFAHGYAASLGVDCQVERVTLTQRRSHGIEAAARSARYAAFAATGADVVVTAHHQGDQVETVLLNLLRGSGLPGLAAMPLARALDDHATLLRPLLDVPRSALLDYAQAHALSWVEDESNQQTDFDRNFLRLKVIPVAQEAFPALATSITRSARHIAEAQALLDELAQSDLPQCVADDAFVLAAPLSPLRLRHALRHWLAGKGLVLDTRAFDELWRTATEAASDSQPALIWRKHAVRRYRDRLSVTPANVQPGPVTTVAWSDAAPTAVAAWHGQLTWQTVEKGGIAARHLAVPLTLAPWQGARTLRLRADGPAQQLKTLAQSRGIAPWVRSMTPLLLAGDQLLAWPGVGVAAAFQAAEGETGWWPVWQPD; encoded by the coding sequence ATGGCAAGTTCAAGGAAGTTGATCCTGGCTGATCGTTTGTCGGGCGAGCTTATCGTCGCCCGCCTGGCGCCTTTTTGCGCAGAAACAAGCCCGCCCGCCCGCGTTTGCGTGGGACTTTCCGGCGGGCTTGATTCTGTCGTGCTATTGCATCTTCTGGCTGCCGCCCGCAGCGCATTCCCGTTCCAGCTTGCCGCCATTCACGTGCATCACGGCCTGTCTGCACATGCAGATGACTGGGCCGCGTTTGCGCACGGCTATGCCGCCAGCCTCGGCGTGGACTGCCAGGTAGAACGGGTCACCCTCACGCAGCGGCGCAGTCACGGCATTGAGGCCGCAGCCCGCAGTGCGCGGTACGCCGCATTTGCCGCCACCGGAGCCGATGTGGTGGTCACGGCGCATCACCAGGGCGACCAGGTAGAGACCGTGCTGCTCAATCTGCTGCGTGGCAGCGGTTTGCCAGGCCTTGCGGCCATGCCGCTGGCGCGCGCGCTTGATGATCACGCAACCTTGCTGCGCCCTTTGCTGGATGTGCCGCGCAGCGCATTGCTGGACTACGCCCAGGCGCACGCGCTGAGTTGGGTTGAAGACGAAAGCAATCAGCAGACGGATTTTGATCGCAATTTCCTGCGGCTCAAGGTGATTCCGGTCGCGCAAGAAGCGTTTCCTGCTCTGGCAACCAGCATCACGCGCAGTGCCCGGCATATTGCTGAGGCGCAAGCCTTGCTGGATGAACTGGCGCAAAGTGATTTGCCGCAATGCGTGGCAGATGATGCCTTTGTGCTGGCCGCGCCGCTCAGCCCGCTCCGACTGCGTCACGCCTTGCGCCACTGGCTGGCCGGCAAGGGGTTGGTGCTGGATACGCGCGCGTTTGACGAGCTTTGGCGCACGGCCACTGAGGCCGCCAGCGATAGCCAGCCCGCGCTGATCTGGCGCAAGCACGCGGTGCGACGTTATCGCGATCGTCTCTCTGTCACGCCGGCCAATGTGCAACCGGGGCCGGTCACCACTGTGGCCTGGAGTGACGCCGCGCCGACGGCAGTTGCCGCATGGCATGGCCAATTGACCTGGCAAACAGTGGAAAAGGGCGGCATTGCGGCCCGCCACTTGGCGGTTCCGCTGACGCTGGCGCCCTGGCAGGGCGCTCGTACCCTGCGCCTGCGTGCTGATGGCCCGGCACAACAACTCAAAACACTGGCCCAGAGCCGCGGCATCGCGCCGTGGGTGCGCAGCATGACGCCCTTGCTGCTGGCGGGCGATCAACTGCTGGCCTGGCCCGGTGTGGGCGTCGCCGCAGCGTTTCAGGCCGCCGAGGGTGAAACCGGCTGGTGGCCGGTCTGGCAACCGGATTAA
- a CDS encoding flagella synthesis protein FlgN encodes MVQAQSVTDLIQNASTALDALLKLLHQEQDCLVNNRIDELGGLLQAKQQAANATEQATGLVEAWFTANGIATQQADVQRWFEANQPAGVAAWNNLREQARQAAAINRSNGQLIDTRRQLVDGFVADLVQERDDGSQVYSGTGQISGRPGSITRDKA; translated from the coding sequence GTGGTTCAAGCCCAATCCGTCACCGATCTGATCCAGAACGCCTCCACTGCCCTGGACGCGCTGCTCAAACTGTTGCATCAGGAACAGGATTGTCTCGTCAACAATCGCATTGATGAGCTGGGCGGGCTGCTGCAAGCCAAACAGCAAGCGGCCAACGCCACCGAACAGGCCACCGGCCTGGTTGAAGCCTGGTTTACCGCCAACGGCATCGCCACGCAACAAGCCGATGTGCAACGCTGGTTCGAGGCCAACCAGCCCGCTGGCGTCGCCGCCTGGAACAATCTGCGGGAACAAGCCCGTCAGGCCGCAGCCATCAACCGCAGCAATGGCCAGTTGATCGACACCCGCCGCCAGCTGGTAGACGGTTTTGTTGCCGATCTGGTGCAAGAGCGTGACGATGGCTCGCAAGTGTATTCCGGTACGGGCCAGATCAGCGGCCGGCCCGGGTCCATTACCCGCGACAAAGCCTGA
- a CDS encoding sigma-54-dependent Fis family transcriptional regulator: MPHSASPFPGVGDPLAYALPLDVTTLQSAHARSRGFGLTENIRPDYALLTPNALAQEVDRHRLFYQHALPLVETLYQQIANTHSMIVLTDASGLVLHSLGDDDFLAKAQKVALQPGAVWTEQNQGTNAIGTALAELRPATVHGDQHFLKANQFLTCASVPILDPQGGLSGVIDVTGDYRGYHRHTMALVRMSAQTLENQLLRDAFTDVLYLGFHGRREFVGTLMEGIAAFSLDGRLLAMNASARFQLGLDDEITGMRFDQLFDPGMEQVLARCQAAGEGWVQLCLHNGVLVQARAQLRMRTLPVPSRPAPRLSRLGYLNTGDAQLARVLERVGKVLGRDVPVLVTGETGTGKEMLAQAMHADSPRSDKPFVAVNCASIPETLIESELFGYADGAFTGARQKGHRGKIVQAHGGTLFLDEIGDMPLALQARLLRVLQQREVMPLGSAQAIPVDIALICATHCDLPTMVQAGGFRADLYYRIQGLTVRLPPARERTDLAAVIRKMLNAESTPAVRYTLSAQVMDLFLAYAWPGNFRQLYNVLHTACVLAGDETEITLAHLPDDFVMLAEAGDVLDGAVNSGRLASVTQAAIQAALAEHDGNVSAAARALGVSRNTIYRKQRH; encoded by the coding sequence GTGCCTCACTCTGCTTCCCCGTTTCCCGGCGTGGGCGATCCGCTGGCCTATGCCTTGCCGCTGGATGTCACCACGCTGCAAAGCGCCCACGCCCGCTCGCGCGGGTTTGGCCTGACCGAGAACATCCGCCCTGATTACGCCTTGCTCACCCCCAATGCGCTGGCGCAAGAGGTCGATCGCCACCGCCTGTTTTACCAGCACGCGCTGCCGCTGGTAGAGACGCTATATCAGCAGATCGCCAACACCCACAGCATGATTGTGCTGACGGATGCCTCCGGTCTTGTGCTGCACTCGCTGGGTGATGATGATTTCCTCGCCAAAGCGCAAAAGGTGGCCTTGCAGCCCGGGGCGGTCTGGACCGAGCAAAACCAGGGCACCAATGCCATTGGTACAGCGCTGGCAGAATTGCGGCCGGCCACGGTGCATGGTGATCAGCATTTCCTGAAGGCGAACCAGTTTCTGACCTGCGCCAGCGTGCCCATTCTTGACCCGCAAGGCGGGCTGTCTGGCGTGATTGACGTGACAGGGGACTACCGCGGCTATCACCGGCACACCATGGCGCTGGTGCGCATGTCGGCGCAGACGCTGGAAAATCAGCTGCTGCGTGATGCGTTTACCGACGTGCTGTATCTGGGATTTCACGGCCGGCGCGAGTTCGTCGGCACCTTGATGGAAGGTATCGCCGCGTTCTCGCTGGATGGTCGCCTGCTGGCCATGAACGCCAGCGCGCGCTTTCAGTTGGGGCTGGATGACGAAATCACCGGCATGCGGTTTGACCAGTTGTTCGACCCCGGTATGGAACAAGTGCTGGCGCGGTGTCAGGCGGCGGGCGAGGGCTGGGTGCAACTGTGTCTGCACAACGGCGTGCTGGTGCAGGCGCGGGCGCAGTTGCGCATGCGGACTTTACCGGTGCCCAGTCGTCCGGCGCCACGCTTGTCGCGGCTGGGGTATCTGAATACCGGGGATGCGCAACTGGCGCGCGTGCTGGAGCGGGTCGGCAAAGTGCTGGGGCGCGACGTACCCGTGCTGGTCACCGGTGAAACCGGCACCGGCAAGGAAATGCTGGCGCAGGCCATGCACGCAGACTCGCCCCGCTCGGACAAACCCTTTGTGGCGGTCAATTGCGCGTCGATCCCTGAAACGCTGATTGAATCGGAGTTATTCGGCTACGCCGATGGTGCCTTCACTGGCGCCCGGCAAAAAGGGCATCGTGGCAAGATTGTGCAGGCCCATGGTGGCACCTTGTTTCTGGATGAAATCGGCGATATGCCACTGGCCTTGCAGGCGCGACTACTGCGCGTGTTGCAGCAGCGGGAAGTCATGCCACTGGGCAGTGCCCAGGCGATTCCGGTCGATATCGCGCTGATCTGCGCCACGCATTGCGACTTGCCGACCATGGTGCAGGCGGGCGGGTTCAGGGCTGATCTGTACTACCGCATTCAGGGGCTGACGGTGCGTTTGCCGCCCGCGCGGGAACGGACCGATCTGGCCGCCGTGATCCGCAAGATGCTCAATGCCGAAAGCACGCCAGCCGTGCGCTATACGCTGTCTGCGCAGGTGATGGATTTGTTCCTGGCGTATGCCTGGCCGGGCAATTTCCGCCAGTTGTACAACGTGCTGCACACCGCCTGCGTGCTGGCAGGCGACGAGACGGAGATCACGCTGGCGCATCTGCCCGATGATTTTGTAATGCTGGCCGAAGCGGGCGATGTGCTGGACGGCGCGGTCAACAGCGGGCGGCTGGCGAGTGTTACCCAGGCGGCGATTCAGGCTGCGCTGGCCGAGCACGACGGCAATGTGTCTGCCGCCGCCCGCGCGCTGGGGGTGTCGCGTAACACCATCTACCGCAAGCAACGGCACTGA
- a CDS encoding acetyl-CoA carboxylase carboxyltransferase subunit alpha, translated as MKTTFLDFEQPIAELENKIEELRYVQDDSAVDISVEIGHLEKKSQELTKTIYGKITAAQIGQVARHPQRPYTLDYIKALFTDFEELHGDRHYADDAAIVGGVARFNGQSVVVMGHQKGRDTKDRQYRNFGMPRPEGYRKALRLMKLAEKFNLPILTFVDTPGAYPGIGAEERGQSEAIGRNLFEMTTLRVPVVCTVIGEGGSGGALAIAVADQVMMLQYSTYSVISPEGCASILWKTAEKAADAAEAMGITSGRLKTLGLIDKIINEPVGGAHRNHQQMMVAMKKALTDALKSVQDKSIDDLLETRFERLMAYGKFKEVDPG; from the coding sequence ATGAAGACCACTTTTCTGGATTTTGAACAACCGATCGCTGAACTCGAGAACAAGATCGAGGAACTGCGCTATGTGCAGGACGATTCGGCAGTCGACATCTCTGTGGAAATCGGTCACCTGGAAAAGAAAAGCCAGGAACTGACCAAAACCATTTACGGCAAGATCACCGCGGCCCAGATCGGCCAGGTGGCCCGCCATCCGCAGCGCCCCTATACGCTTGATTACATCAAGGCGCTGTTTACTGATTTCGAAGAACTGCACGGCGACCGTCACTACGCTGATGATGCGGCCATTGTGGGTGGTGTCGCCCGCTTTAATGGTCAGAGCGTCGTGGTGATGGGCCATCAGAAGGGCCGTGATACCAAGGATCGCCAGTACCGCAATTTCGGCATGCCGCGTCCTGAGGGGTATCGCAAGGCGCTGCGCTTGATGAAGCTGGCAGAGAAATTCAACCTGCCCATCCTGACCTTTGTCGACACCCCGGGTGCCTATCCGGGTATCGGCGCAGAAGAGCGCGGTCAGTCTGAGGCCATTGGCCGCAACCTGTTTGAAATGACCACGCTGCGTGTGCCGGTGGTCTGCACCGTGATCGGTGAGGGCGGTTCTGGTGGCGCGCTGGCGATCGCCGTGGCTGACCAGGTCATGATGCTGCAGTACTCCACGTACTCTGTCATTTCGCCGGAAGGTTGTGCTTCCATTCTGTGGAAAACGGCCGAAAAAGCGGCCGATGCCGCTGAAGCCATGGGCATTACCTCTGGCCGTCTGAAAACCCTGGGTCTGATCGACAAGATCATCAATGAGCCGGTGGGCGGTGCGCATCGCAATCACCAGCAAATGATGGTTGCCATGAAAAAGGCACTGACCGACGCGCTCAAGTCGGTGCAGGACAAGTCGATCGACGATCTGCTGGAAACCCGCTTTGAACGCCTGATGGCTTATGGCAAGTTCAAGGAAGTTGATCCTGGCTGA
- the adh gene encoding aldehyde dehydrogenase: protein MNHAEMKFLNLPFPYRKQYDNYIGGKWVAPVDGAYFDNVSPITGEPFCQVPRSQAADIELALDAAHAAKGSWGKTSPAERANILNKIADRMEANLELLAVAETIDNGKPIRETRAADIPLAIDHFRYFAGAVRAQEGGISEIDHTTIAYHFHEPLGVVGQIIPWNFPILMATWKLAPALAAGNCVVLKPAEQTPASIMVLLDLIGDLLPPGVLNVVSGFGLEAGKPLASNKRIAKIAFTGETTTGRLIMQYASQNLIPVTLELGGKSPNIFFDDVMRADDAFFDKALEGFAMFALNQGEVCTCPSRALVQESIYERFMERAVKRVEAIRQGHPLDGNTMIGAQASQEQFEKIVSYLDLGKQEGARCLTGGEPARFDGELTKGYYIKPTVFEGNNKMRIFQEEIFGPVVSVTTFKDEAEALEIANDTLYGLGAGVWTRDVNRAYHFGREIQAGRVWTNCYHAYPAHAAFGGYKQSGIGRENHKMMLDHYQQTKNLLVSYSDKALGFF from the coding sequence ATGAACCACGCTGAGATGAAGTTTCTGAACTTGCCGTTTCCGTACCGCAAACAGTACGACAACTACATTGGCGGGAAGTGGGTTGCCCCGGTCGATGGCGCGTATTTCGACAATGTCTCCCCGATCACCGGCGAACCGTTCTGCCAGGTGCCGCGCTCGCAAGCGGCCGACATTGAACTGGCGCTGGATGCCGCCCACGCCGCCAAAGGCAGCTGGGGCAAGACCTCGCCGGCCGAACGCGCCAATATCCTGAACAAGATCGCGGACCGCATGGAAGCCAATCTGGAACTGCTGGCCGTGGCAGAGACCATCGACAACGGCAAGCCCATCCGCGAAACCCGCGCAGCAGATATCCCGCTGGCGATTGATCATTTCCGCTACTTTGCCGGCGCCGTGCGGGCGCAGGAAGGCGGCATCTCCGAGATCGACCACACCACCATTGCTTACCATTTTCATGAGCCCCTGGGCGTGGTCGGGCAGATCATTCCGTGGAATTTCCCGATCCTGATGGCGACATGGAAACTGGCGCCGGCGCTGGCGGCAGGCAACTGCGTGGTGCTCAAGCCGGCGGAACAGACACCGGCCTCGATCATGGTCTTGCTGGACCTGATTGGTGATCTGCTGCCGCCGGGCGTGCTCAATGTCGTAAGCGGGTTCGGGCTGGAAGCTGGCAAGCCGCTGGCCAGCAACAAGCGCATTGCCAAGATTGCCTTTACCGGGGAAACCACCACCGGCCGCCTGATCATGCAATACGCCAGCCAGAACCTGATTCCGGTCACGCTGGAACTGGGCGGCAAGAGCCCGAACATCTTTTTTGACGATGTGATGCGGGCGGACGACGCCTTCTTTGACAAAGCACTGGAAGGCTTTGCCATGTTTGCGCTCAATCAGGGTGAAGTGTGTACCTGCCCCTCACGCGCGCTGGTGCAGGAATCGATCTACGAGCGCTTTATGGAACGGGCCGTCAAACGCGTTGAGGCCATCCGTCAGGGGCATCCGCTGGATGGCAATACCATGATCGGCGCCCAGGCCTCGCAAGAGCAGTTCGAGAAGATCGTGTCGTATCTGGATCTGGGCAAACAAGAAGGCGCGCGCTGCCTGACTGGTGGCGAGCCCGCCCGTTTTGACGGCGAACTGACCAAGGGTTACTACATCAAGCCCACGGTGTTTGAAGGCAATAACAAGATGCGCATCTTCCAGGAAGAAATCTTTGGCCCGGTGGTCTCGGTGACCACCTTCAAAGATGAAGCCGAAGCGCTGGAGATTGCCAATGACACACTCTACGGCCTGGGTGCCGGCGTATGGACGCGTGATGTGAACCGGGCGTATCACTTTGGCCGGGAAATCCAGGCCGGCCGCGTCTGGACCAATTGCTACCACGCCTACCCGGCACACGCCGCGTTTGGCGGCTACAAGCAATCGGGCATTGGTCGCGAGAACCACAAGATGATGCTCGATCACTATCAGCAGACCAAAAACCTGCTGGTGAGCTACTCCGACAAGGCGCTGGGTTTCTTCTGA
- a CDS encoding DUF779 domain-containing protein: MTDTVERVTATPDALKLIEQLKAQHGDLLFHQSGGCCDGSAPMCFPKGEFMVGSSDVYLGDIGGVPFYMSESQFSYWEHTQLNIDAIPGNGGMFSLERPTGLRFLTRSRLYSDEEWAWLAQHPAPLAA; the protein is encoded by the coding sequence ATGACCGACACTGTTGAACGGGTAACAGCCACACCCGATGCACTCAAGCTGATTGAACAACTCAAGGCACAACACGGCGATTTGCTGTTTCACCAGTCCGGTGGCTGCTGTGATGGCAGCGCGCCGATGTGTTTTCCCAAAGGCGAATTCATGGTGGGCTCGTCAGATGTCTATCTGGGCGACATTGGCGGCGTGCCGTTTTACATGAGCGAATCCCAGTTTTCTTACTGGGAACACACGCAGCTCAACATCGACGCCATCCCCGGCAACGGCGGCATGTTTTCTCTGGAACGCCCGACCGGGCTGCGCTTTCTCACCCGCTCACGGCTGTACTCAGACGAAGAGTGGGCATGGCTGGCGCAACACCCAGCGCCATTGGCGGCCTGA
- the flgM gene encoding flagellar biosynthesis anti-sigma factor FlgM, with product MKIDQSGKVSLPTPSRSDASRSSSTASQSASTQTTAGAAQENVTLNPAAAQLGQTDQTGSDNSVFDSDRVASLRQAISEGKFTVRADNIADKLLSSVQDLLSQ from the coding sequence ATGAAAATAGACCAATCTGGCAAAGTATCCCTGCCGACGCCTTCGCGTTCCGACGCCAGTCGTTCGTCTTCGACTGCCAGTCAGTCCGCATCGACACAAACCACTGCTGGCGCCGCCCAGGAAAACGTCACGCTCAATCCGGCCGCAGCACAACTGGGCCAGACTGACCAGACAGGCAGCGACAACAGCGTGTTCGACAGCGATCGCGTTGCTTCCTTGCGTCAGGCCATCAGCGAAGGCAAATTCACCGTGCGCGCTGACAACATTGCCGACAAGCTGCTTTCCAGCGTGCAAGACCTGCTGAGCCAGTAA